In the genome of Rhodamnia argentea isolate NSW1041297 chromosome 3, ASM2092103v1, whole genome shotgun sequence, one region contains:
- the LOC115733032 gene encoding myosin-9-like isoform X1 — MAIEEEKQPEASPLAVKTTASPGENVSQSNSCDPPPPKRGEEEPSKPQSPSEFMVEVAAKLASQPLNNNDPQVWGVLTAISNNARKRNQGSNMLLTADAHKIGRMVVDSQFRIDSLAVSGNHCIMYKKTIATDALETYKGQTSVFLKDTSTNGTYVNWTKLKKSGPEVNISHGDIISFAAPPHLEAAYAFVFREVTKCTSTMAGESAKRKGEEIGPEIKRLKGIGIGSLEGPISLDDFRSLQRSNAVCSFACIIELRRQLEDQVRRIDALQDENRASVERHENEMKDVKVSISRSYLEQVKELQDMVETKQKELLDMHKSSAEQKHVIEDLNERLSASMQSCAEANEIMDSQKASISKLKEQLVEERDQRREEREKAAADLKAAVQRAHAEALEELRRFSDAASKREQEQRELINKLQESERERCSLLDTLRIKLEDTRQNLVISDNKVRQLEAQLCEEQEACADKRKRVEELELELRTLRKELESEKQAAREEAWAKVSKLELEISAAIRDLDFERRRLKGARERVMLRETQLRAFYSKTEEVMVLFSKQQEELKSMQRTLEDEENYENTSLDADLNVAYGNIDCIMDRRKEENSNRSNNNAKENSATSEQRCNRIHVVASTDEASVTEKHECDIRSQEDAQNTQEADFTSAGQSIKGGFGSEIDGVGTEPVMEGDPVDTERVLETESPGIDGGQNIDLNRVSTFAGDTMQLDDGSNVQETADQAQALSQEEETLQQFKSNNAPQTLKATQDTEAETLGTIKTADLLASEVAGSWACSTAPSVIGENESPRSRGENEVGATPLPDSNGFVAESQSTPSSDAAVARLNQERRALTEMIGIVAPDLKEKFAGAMSNDHCEGREDRGSVSDSDTEDYTESDHANGSARLQSSSDTETEKSNRVDQGRNLGDPMDEDTQEDSVG; from the exons ATGGCGATCGAAGAAGAGAAGCAACCGGAGGCGTCGCCATTGGCTGTGAAGACGACGGCGAGCCCTGGGGAGAATGTGTCGCAGAGCAACTCCTGCGATCCTCCTCCTCCGAAGCGCGGCGAGGAGGAGCCGAGCAAGCCGCAGAGCCCGTCGGAGTTCATGGTGGAAGTCGCCGCCAAATTGGCCTCGCAGCCTCTGAACAACAACGACCCTCAAGTCTGGGGCGTGCTTACTGCCATTTCAAATAACGCGCGCAAAAGAAACCAG GGCTCAAATATGCTTCTTACGGCAGATGCGCACAAAATCGGTAGAATGGTGGTGGATTCACAATTTCGGATTGACTCCTTAGCAGTTAGTGGGAACCATTGCATTATGTACAAGAAGACAATCGCTACTGACGCTTTGGAAACTTATAAGGGCCAGACATCAGTTTTCTTGAAAGATACTAG CACTAATGGGACATACGTTAACTGGACAAAGTTGAAGAAAAGTGGTCCGGAAGTCAACATCAGTCATGGAGACATCATATCATTTGCTGCTCCTCCTCATCTAG AAGCTGCGTATGCATTTGTATTTCGAGAAGTCACCAAGTGCACTTCAACCATGGCTGGGGAATCTGCTAAAAGGAAAGGAG AGGAAATTGGTCCTGAAATCAAGAGACTTAAAGGCATTGGCATTGGTTCTTTAGAAGGTCCAATATCCCTTGATGATTTTCGAAGCCTGCAGCGGTCGAATGCAGTATGTTCATTTGCTTGCATAATT GAATTGAGGAGGCAACTGGAAGATCAGGTCCGTCGAATTGATGCATTGCAGGATGAGAATCGTGCATCCGTGGAGCGTCATGAAAAT GAAATGAAGGATGTGAAAGTATCAATTTCAAGGTCCTACCTCGAACAGGTTAAAGAGTTGCAAGATATGGTTGAGACAAAGCAGAAGGAGCTTCTGGACATGCACAAGTCATCGGCTGAACAAAAACATGTGATTGAAGATCTTAATGAAAGGCTGAGTGCTTCTATGCAATCATGTGCTGAAGCAAATGAGATTATGGATAG TCAAAAGGCATCCATATCTAAACTTAAAGAACAGTTGGTGGAAGAGCGCgatcaaagaagagaagaacgtGAAAAGGCTGCAGCAGATCTGAAAGCTGCTGTGCAAAGAGCTCATGCAGAGGCTCTGGAGGAGCTAAGGCGGTTTTCAGATGCTGCCTCAAAACGAGAGCAAGAGCAGCGAGAATTAATAAATAAGCTTCAG GAatcagagagagaaaggtgCTCATTACTGGATACTTTGAGGATCAAATTG GAGGATACGAGGCAAAACTTGGTCATCTCTGACAATAAAGTACGGCAGTTAGAAGCTCAACTTTGTGAAGAACAGGAAGCCTGTgcagataaaagaaaa AGAGTAGAAGAACTCGAACTTGAGCTCAGAACATTGAGAAAAGAGCTTGAAAGTGAGAAG CAGGCTGCTCGAGAAGAAGCATGGGCAAAGGTTTCAAAACTTGAGCTTGAGATTAGTGCTGCAATCCGTGATCTTGATTTTGAGAGAAGACGGCTGAAAGGCGCCCGGGAAAGAGTGATGCTGCG GGAGACTCAGTTACGGGCATTTTATTCCAAGACTGAAGAAGTTATGGTATTATTCTCGAAGCAGCAGGAAGAATTGAAATCGATGCAGAGGACCCTGGAGGATGAGGAGAATTACGAAAACACTTCACTTGATGCTGACCTCAATGTAGCTTATGGGAACATTGATTGTATCATGGACAGAAGGAAAGAGGAGAATAGCAATCGCAGTAATAACAATGCCAAGGAAAATTCAGCTACCTCAGAGCAGAGATGCAACAGAATTCATGTTGTGGCATCTACAGACGAAGCCAGTGTCACTGAGAAACATGAATGTGATATCAGAAGCCAAGAAGACGCTCAAAATACACAAGAGGCTGATTTCACCAGTGCTGGTCAGAGCATTAAAGGTGGATTTGGTTCTGAGATCGATGGTGTTGGAACGGAACCAGTTATGGAGGGAGATCCTGTTGACACTGAGCGAGTTCTCGAGACTGAGAGCCCTGGAATTGATGGTGGGCAAAATATTGATCTGAATAGAGTTAGTACTTTCGCTGGGGACACAATGCAACTTGATGATGGATCCAATGTGCAAGAGACTGCTGATCAAGCTCAAGCCCTTTCTCAGGAAGAGGAAACTCTACAGCAGTTCAAATCGAACAATGCTCCACAAACCTTAAAAGCTACGCAAGATACTGAAGCAGAAACTCTGGGCACGATCAAGACGGCAGACCTCTTAGCTTCCGAAGTTGCTGGGAGTTGGGCTTGCAGCACTGCTCCTTCTGTCATTGGAGAGAATGAATCTCCTAGAAGTAGAGGTGAGAATGAGGTTGGTGCAACACCTTTACCCGATTCCAATGGCTTTGTTGCCGAGAGTCAAAGTACTCCATCATCCGATGCAGCTGTGGCTAGACTTAATCAAGAACGACGTGCTTTGACAGAGATGATTGGGATTGTTGCCCCTGATCTGAAGGAGAAGTTTGCTGGTGCAATGAGTAACGATCACTGTGAAGGGAGAGAAGACCGGGGATCTGTTTCAGACTCTGATACCGAGGATTACACTGAGAGTGATCATGCTAATGGCAGTGCCCGACTCCAGTCGAGTTCAGATACGGAGACTGAAAAGAGCAATCGAGTTGACCAGGGCCGAAATTTGGGTGATCCGATGGATGAAGATACCCAAGAAGACTCGGTTGGCTAG
- the LOC115733032 gene encoding myosin-9-like isoform X2, with product MAIEEEKQPEASPLAVKTTASPGENVSQSNSCDPPPPKRGEEEPSKPQSPSEFMVEVAAKLASQPLNNNDPQVWGVLTAISNNARKRNQGSNMLLTADAHKIGRMVVDSQFRIDSLAVSGNHCIMYKKTIATDALETYKGQTSVFLKDTSTNGTYVNWTKLKKSGPEVNISHGDIISFAAPPHLEAAYAFVFREVTKCTSTMAGESAKRKGEEIGPEIKRLKGIGIGSLEGPISLDDFRSLQRSNAVCSFACIIELRRQLEDQVRRIDALQDENRASVERHENEMKDVKVSISRSYLEQVKELQDMVETKQKELLDMHKSSAEQKHVIEDLNERLSASMQSCAEANEIMDSQKASISKLKEQLVEERDQRREEREKAAADLKAAVQRAHAEALEELRRFSDAASKREQEQRELINKLQESERERCSLLDTLRIKLEDTRQNLVISDNKVRQLEAQLCEEQEACADKRKRVEELELELRTLRKELESEKAAREEAWAKVSKLELEISAAIRDLDFERRRLKGARERVMLRETQLRAFYSKTEEVMVLFSKQQEELKSMQRTLEDEENYENTSLDADLNVAYGNIDCIMDRRKEENSNRSNNNAKENSATSEQRCNRIHVVASTDEASVTEKHECDIRSQEDAQNTQEADFTSAGQSIKGGFGSEIDGVGTEPVMEGDPVDTERVLETESPGIDGGQNIDLNRVSTFAGDTMQLDDGSNVQETADQAQALSQEEETLQQFKSNNAPQTLKATQDTEAETLGTIKTADLLASEVAGSWACSTAPSVIGENESPRSRGENEVGATPLPDSNGFVAESQSTPSSDAAVARLNQERRALTEMIGIVAPDLKEKFAGAMSNDHCEGREDRGSVSDSDTEDYTESDHANGSARLQSSSDTETEKSNRVDQGRNLGDPMDEDTQEDSVG from the exons ATGGCGATCGAAGAAGAGAAGCAACCGGAGGCGTCGCCATTGGCTGTGAAGACGACGGCGAGCCCTGGGGAGAATGTGTCGCAGAGCAACTCCTGCGATCCTCCTCCTCCGAAGCGCGGCGAGGAGGAGCCGAGCAAGCCGCAGAGCCCGTCGGAGTTCATGGTGGAAGTCGCCGCCAAATTGGCCTCGCAGCCTCTGAACAACAACGACCCTCAAGTCTGGGGCGTGCTTACTGCCATTTCAAATAACGCGCGCAAAAGAAACCAG GGCTCAAATATGCTTCTTACGGCAGATGCGCACAAAATCGGTAGAATGGTGGTGGATTCACAATTTCGGATTGACTCCTTAGCAGTTAGTGGGAACCATTGCATTATGTACAAGAAGACAATCGCTACTGACGCTTTGGAAACTTATAAGGGCCAGACATCAGTTTTCTTGAAAGATACTAG CACTAATGGGACATACGTTAACTGGACAAAGTTGAAGAAAAGTGGTCCGGAAGTCAACATCAGTCATGGAGACATCATATCATTTGCTGCTCCTCCTCATCTAG AAGCTGCGTATGCATTTGTATTTCGAGAAGTCACCAAGTGCACTTCAACCATGGCTGGGGAATCTGCTAAAAGGAAAGGAG AGGAAATTGGTCCTGAAATCAAGAGACTTAAAGGCATTGGCATTGGTTCTTTAGAAGGTCCAATATCCCTTGATGATTTTCGAAGCCTGCAGCGGTCGAATGCAGTATGTTCATTTGCTTGCATAATT GAATTGAGGAGGCAACTGGAAGATCAGGTCCGTCGAATTGATGCATTGCAGGATGAGAATCGTGCATCCGTGGAGCGTCATGAAAAT GAAATGAAGGATGTGAAAGTATCAATTTCAAGGTCCTACCTCGAACAGGTTAAAGAGTTGCAAGATATGGTTGAGACAAAGCAGAAGGAGCTTCTGGACATGCACAAGTCATCGGCTGAACAAAAACATGTGATTGAAGATCTTAATGAAAGGCTGAGTGCTTCTATGCAATCATGTGCTGAAGCAAATGAGATTATGGATAG TCAAAAGGCATCCATATCTAAACTTAAAGAACAGTTGGTGGAAGAGCGCgatcaaagaagagaagaacgtGAAAAGGCTGCAGCAGATCTGAAAGCTGCTGTGCAAAGAGCTCATGCAGAGGCTCTGGAGGAGCTAAGGCGGTTTTCAGATGCTGCCTCAAAACGAGAGCAAGAGCAGCGAGAATTAATAAATAAGCTTCAG GAatcagagagagaaaggtgCTCATTACTGGATACTTTGAGGATCAAATTG GAGGATACGAGGCAAAACTTGGTCATCTCTGACAATAAAGTACGGCAGTTAGAAGCTCAACTTTGTGAAGAACAGGAAGCCTGTgcagataaaagaaaa AGAGTAGAAGAACTCGAACTTGAGCTCAGAACATTGAGAAAAGAGCTTGAAAGTGAGAAG GCTGCTCGAGAAGAAGCATGGGCAAAGGTTTCAAAACTTGAGCTTGAGATTAGTGCTGCAATCCGTGATCTTGATTTTGAGAGAAGACGGCTGAAAGGCGCCCGGGAAAGAGTGATGCTGCG GGAGACTCAGTTACGGGCATTTTATTCCAAGACTGAAGAAGTTATGGTATTATTCTCGAAGCAGCAGGAAGAATTGAAATCGATGCAGAGGACCCTGGAGGATGAGGAGAATTACGAAAACACTTCACTTGATGCTGACCTCAATGTAGCTTATGGGAACATTGATTGTATCATGGACAGAAGGAAAGAGGAGAATAGCAATCGCAGTAATAACAATGCCAAGGAAAATTCAGCTACCTCAGAGCAGAGATGCAACAGAATTCATGTTGTGGCATCTACAGACGAAGCCAGTGTCACTGAGAAACATGAATGTGATATCAGAAGCCAAGAAGACGCTCAAAATACACAAGAGGCTGATTTCACCAGTGCTGGTCAGAGCATTAAAGGTGGATTTGGTTCTGAGATCGATGGTGTTGGAACGGAACCAGTTATGGAGGGAGATCCTGTTGACACTGAGCGAGTTCTCGAGACTGAGAGCCCTGGAATTGATGGTGGGCAAAATATTGATCTGAATAGAGTTAGTACTTTCGCTGGGGACACAATGCAACTTGATGATGGATCCAATGTGCAAGAGACTGCTGATCAAGCTCAAGCCCTTTCTCAGGAAGAGGAAACTCTACAGCAGTTCAAATCGAACAATGCTCCACAAACCTTAAAAGCTACGCAAGATACTGAAGCAGAAACTCTGGGCACGATCAAGACGGCAGACCTCTTAGCTTCCGAAGTTGCTGGGAGTTGGGCTTGCAGCACTGCTCCTTCTGTCATTGGAGAGAATGAATCTCCTAGAAGTAGAGGTGAGAATGAGGTTGGTGCAACACCTTTACCCGATTCCAATGGCTTTGTTGCCGAGAGTCAAAGTACTCCATCATCCGATGCAGCTGTGGCTAGACTTAATCAAGAACGACGTGCTTTGACAGAGATGATTGGGATTGTTGCCCCTGATCTGAAGGAGAAGTTTGCTGGTGCAATGAGTAACGATCACTGTGAAGGGAGAGAAGACCGGGGATCTGTTTCAGACTCTGATACCGAGGATTACACTGAGAGTGATCATGCTAATGGCAGTGCCCGACTCCAGTCGAGTTCAGATACGGAGACTGAAAAGAGCAATCGAGTTGACCAGGGCCGAAATTTGGGTGATCCGATGGATGAAGATACCCAAGAAGACTCGGTTGGCTAG
- the LOC115733032 gene encoding myosin-9-like isoform X4 — translation MAIEEEKQPEASPLAVKTTASPGENVSQSNSCDPPPPKRGEEEPSKPQSPSEFMVEVAAKLASQPLNNNDPQVWGVLTAISNNARKRNQGSNMLLTADAHKIGRMVVDSQFRIDSLAVSGNHCIMYKKTIATDALETYKGQTSVFLKDTSTNGTYVNWTKLKKSGPEVNISHGDIISFAAPPHLEAAYAFVFREVTKCTSTMAGESAKRKGEEIGPEIKRLKGIGIGSLEGPISLDDFRSLQRSNAELRRQLEDQVRRIDALQDENRASVERHENEMKDVKVSISRSYLEQVKELQDMVETKQKELLDMHKSSAEQKHVIEDLNERLSASMQSCAEANEIMDSQKASISKLKEQLVEERDQRREEREKAAADLKAAVQRAHAEALEELRRFSDAASKREQEQRELINKLQESERERCSLLDTLRIKLEDTRQNLVISDNKVRQLEAQLCEEQEACADKRKRVEELELELRTLRKELESEKAAREEAWAKVSKLELEISAAIRDLDFERRRLKGARERVMLRETQLRAFYSKTEEVMVLFSKQQEELKSMQRTLEDEENYENTSLDADLNVAYGNIDCIMDRRKEENSNRSNNNAKENSATSEQRCNRIHVVASTDEASVTEKHECDIRSQEDAQNTQEADFTSAGQSIKGGFGSEIDGVGTEPVMEGDPVDTERVLETESPGIDGGQNIDLNRVSTFAGDTMQLDDGSNVQETADQAQALSQEEETLQQFKSNNAPQTLKATQDTEAETLGTIKTADLLASEVAGSWACSTAPSVIGENESPRSRGENEVGATPLPDSNGFVAESQSTPSSDAAVARLNQERRALTEMIGIVAPDLKEKFAGAMSNDHCEGREDRGSVSDSDTEDYTESDHANGSARLQSSSDTETEKSNRVDQGRNLGDPMDEDTQEDSVG, via the exons ATGGCGATCGAAGAAGAGAAGCAACCGGAGGCGTCGCCATTGGCTGTGAAGACGACGGCGAGCCCTGGGGAGAATGTGTCGCAGAGCAACTCCTGCGATCCTCCTCCTCCGAAGCGCGGCGAGGAGGAGCCGAGCAAGCCGCAGAGCCCGTCGGAGTTCATGGTGGAAGTCGCCGCCAAATTGGCCTCGCAGCCTCTGAACAACAACGACCCTCAAGTCTGGGGCGTGCTTACTGCCATTTCAAATAACGCGCGCAAAAGAAACCAG GGCTCAAATATGCTTCTTACGGCAGATGCGCACAAAATCGGTAGAATGGTGGTGGATTCACAATTTCGGATTGACTCCTTAGCAGTTAGTGGGAACCATTGCATTATGTACAAGAAGACAATCGCTACTGACGCTTTGGAAACTTATAAGGGCCAGACATCAGTTTTCTTGAAAGATACTAG CACTAATGGGACATACGTTAACTGGACAAAGTTGAAGAAAAGTGGTCCGGAAGTCAACATCAGTCATGGAGACATCATATCATTTGCTGCTCCTCCTCATCTAG AAGCTGCGTATGCATTTGTATTTCGAGAAGTCACCAAGTGCACTTCAACCATGGCTGGGGAATCTGCTAAAAGGAAAGGAG AGGAAATTGGTCCTGAAATCAAGAGACTTAAAGGCATTGGCATTGGTTCTTTAGAAGGTCCAATATCCCTTGATGATTTTCGAAGCCTGCAGCGGTCGAATGCA GAATTGAGGAGGCAACTGGAAGATCAGGTCCGTCGAATTGATGCATTGCAGGATGAGAATCGTGCATCCGTGGAGCGTCATGAAAAT GAAATGAAGGATGTGAAAGTATCAATTTCAAGGTCCTACCTCGAACAGGTTAAAGAGTTGCAAGATATGGTTGAGACAAAGCAGAAGGAGCTTCTGGACATGCACAAGTCATCGGCTGAACAAAAACATGTGATTGAAGATCTTAATGAAAGGCTGAGTGCTTCTATGCAATCATGTGCTGAAGCAAATGAGATTATGGATAG TCAAAAGGCATCCATATCTAAACTTAAAGAACAGTTGGTGGAAGAGCGCgatcaaagaagagaagaacgtGAAAAGGCTGCAGCAGATCTGAAAGCTGCTGTGCAAAGAGCTCATGCAGAGGCTCTGGAGGAGCTAAGGCGGTTTTCAGATGCTGCCTCAAAACGAGAGCAAGAGCAGCGAGAATTAATAAATAAGCTTCAG GAatcagagagagaaaggtgCTCATTACTGGATACTTTGAGGATCAAATTG GAGGATACGAGGCAAAACTTGGTCATCTCTGACAATAAAGTACGGCAGTTAGAAGCTCAACTTTGTGAAGAACAGGAAGCCTGTgcagataaaagaaaa AGAGTAGAAGAACTCGAACTTGAGCTCAGAACATTGAGAAAAGAGCTTGAAAGTGAGAAG GCTGCTCGAGAAGAAGCATGGGCAAAGGTTTCAAAACTTGAGCTTGAGATTAGTGCTGCAATCCGTGATCTTGATTTTGAGAGAAGACGGCTGAAAGGCGCCCGGGAAAGAGTGATGCTGCG GGAGACTCAGTTACGGGCATTTTATTCCAAGACTGAAGAAGTTATGGTATTATTCTCGAAGCAGCAGGAAGAATTGAAATCGATGCAGAGGACCCTGGAGGATGAGGAGAATTACGAAAACACTTCACTTGATGCTGACCTCAATGTAGCTTATGGGAACATTGATTGTATCATGGACAGAAGGAAAGAGGAGAATAGCAATCGCAGTAATAACAATGCCAAGGAAAATTCAGCTACCTCAGAGCAGAGATGCAACAGAATTCATGTTGTGGCATCTACAGACGAAGCCAGTGTCACTGAGAAACATGAATGTGATATCAGAAGCCAAGAAGACGCTCAAAATACACAAGAGGCTGATTTCACCAGTGCTGGTCAGAGCATTAAAGGTGGATTTGGTTCTGAGATCGATGGTGTTGGAACGGAACCAGTTATGGAGGGAGATCCTGTTGACACTGAGCGAGTTCTCGAGACTGAGAGCCCTGGAATTGATGGTGGGCAAAATATTGATCTGAATAGAGTTAGTACTTTCGCTGGGGACACAATGCAACTTGATGATGGATCCAATGTGCAAGAGACTGCTGATCAAGCTCAAGCCCTTTCTCAGGAAGAGGAAACTCTACAGCAGTTCAAATCGAACAATGCTCCACAAACCTTAAAAGCTACGCAAGATACTGAAGCAGAAACTCTGGGCACGATCAAGACGGCAGACCTCTTAGCTTCCGAAGTTGCTGGGAGTTGGGCTTGCAGCACTGCTCCTTCTGTCATTGGAGAGAATGAATCTCCTAGAAGTAGAGGTGAGAATGAGGTTGGTGCAACACCTTTACCCGATTCCAATGGCTTTGTTGCCGAGAGTCAAAGTACTCCATCATCCGATGCAGCTGTGGCTAGACTTAATCAAGAACGACGTGCTTTGACAGAGATGATTGGGATTGTTGCCCCTGATCTGAAGGAGAAGTTTGCTGGTGCAATGAGTAACGATCACTGTGAAGGGAGAGAAGACCGGGGATCTGTTTCAGACTCTGATACCGAGGATTACACTGAGAGTGATCATGCTAATGGCAGTGCCCGACTCCAGTCGAGTTCAGATACGGAGACTGAAAAGAGCAATCGAGTTGACCAGGGCCGAAATTTGGGTGATCCGATGGATGAAGATACCCAAGAAGACTCGGTTGGCTAG
- the LOC115733032 gene encoding myosin-9-like isoform X3, with translation MAIEEEKQPEASPLAVKTTASPGENVSQSNSCDPPPPKRGEEEPSKPQSPSEFMVEVAAKLASQPLNNNDPQVWGVLTAISNNARKRNQGSNMLLTADAHKIGRMVVDSQFRIDSLAVSGNHCIMYKKTIATDALETYKGQTSVFLKDTSTNGTYVNWTKLKKSGPEVNISHGDIISFAAPPHLEAAYAFVFREVTKCTSTMAGESAKRKGEEIGPEIKRLKGIGIGSLEGPISLDDFRSLQRSNAELRRQLEDQVRRIDALQDENRASVERHENEMKDVKVSISRSYLEQVKELQDMVETKQKELLDMHKSSAEQKHVIEDLNERLSASMQSCAEANEIMDSQKASISKLKEQLVEERDQRREEREKAAADLKAAVQRAHAEALEELRRFSDAASKREQEQRELINKLQESERERCSLLDTLRIKLEDTRQNLVISDNKVRQLEAQLCEEQEACADKRKRVEELELELRTLRKELESEKQAAREEAWAKVSKLELEISAAIRDLDFERRRLKGARERVMLRETQLRAFYSKTEEVMVLFSKQQEELKSMQRTLEDEENYENTSLDADLNVAYGNIDCIMDRRKEENSNRSNNNAKENSATSEQRCNRIHVVASTDEASVTEKHECDIRSQEDAQNTQEADFTSAGQSIKGGFGSEIDGVGTEPVMEGDPVDTERVLETESPGIDGGQNIDLNRVSTFAGDTMQLDDGSNVQETADQAQALSQEEETLQQFKSNNAPQTLKATQDTEAETLGTIKTADLLASEVAGSWACSTAPSVIGENESPRSRGENEVGATPLPDSNGFVAESQSTPSSDAAVARLNQERRALTEMIGIVAPDLKEKFAGAMSNDHCEGREDRGSVSDSDTEDYTESDHANGSARLQSSSDTETEKSNRVDQGRNLGDPMDEDTQEDSVG, from the exons ATGGCGATCGAAGAAGAGAAGCAACCGGAGGCGTCGCCATTGGCTGTGAAGACGACGGCGAGCCCTGGGGAGAATGTGTCGCAGAGCAACTCCTGCGATCCTCCTCCTCCGAAGCGCGGCGAGGAGGAGCCGAGCAAGCCGCAGAGCCCGTCGGAGTTCATGGTGGAAGTCGCCGCCAAATTGGCCTCGCAGCCTCTGAACAACAACGACCCTCAAGTCTGGGGCGTGCTTACTGCCATTTCAAATAACGCGCGCAAAAGAAACCAG GGCTCAAATATGCTTCTTACGGCAGATGCGCACAAAATCGGTAGAATGGTGGTGGATTCACAATTTCGGATTGACTCCTTAGCAGTTAGTGGGAACCATTGCATTATGTACAAGAAGACAATCGCTACTGACGCTTTGGAAACTTATAAGGGCCAGACATCAGTTTTCTTGAAAGATACTAG CACTAATGGGACATACGTTAACTGGACAAAGTTGAAGAAAAGTGGTCCGGAAGTCAACATCAGTCATGGAGACATCATATCATTTGCTGCTCCTCCTCATCTAG AAGCTGCGTATGCATTTGTATTTCGAGAAGTCACCAAGTGCACTTCAACCATGGCTGGGGAATCTGCTAAAAGGAAAGGAG AGGAAATTGGTCCTGAAATCAAGAGACTTAAAGGCATTGGCATTGGTTCTTTAGAAGGTCCAATATCCCTTGATGATTTTCGAAGCCTGCAGCGGTCGAATGCA GAATTGAGGAGGCAACTGGAAGATCAGGTCCGTCGAATTGATGCATTGCAGGATGAGAATCGTGCATCCGTGGAGCGTCATGAAAAT GAAATGAAGGATGTGAAAGTATCAATTTCAAGGTCCTACCTCGAACAGGTTAAAGAGTTGCAAGATATGGTTGAGACAAAGCAGAAGGAGCTTCTGGACATGCACAAGTCATCGGCTGAACAAAAACATGTGATTGAAGATCTTAATGAAAGGCTGAGTGCTTCTATGCAATCATGTGCTGAAGCAAATGAGATTATGGATAG TCAAAAGGCATCCATATCTAAACTTAAAGAACAGTTGGTGGAAGAGCGCgatcaaagaagagaagaacgtGAAAAGGCTGCAGCAGATCTGAAAGCTGCTGTGCAAAGAGCTCATGCAGAGGCTCTGGAGGAGCTAAGGCGGTTTTCAGATGCTGCCTCAAAACGAGAGCAAGAGCAGCGAGAATTAATAAATAAGCTTCAG GAatcagagagagaaaggtgCTCATTACTGGATACTTTGAGGATCAAATTG GAGGATACGAGGCAAAACTTGGTCATCTCTGACAATAAAGTACGGCAGTTAGAAGCTCAACTTTGTGAAGAACAGGAAGCCTGTgcagataaaagaaaa AGAGTAGAAGAACTCGAACTTGAGCTCAGAACATTGAGAAAAGAGCTTGAAAGTGAGAAG CAGGCTGCTCGAGAAGAAGCATGGGCAAAGGTTTCAAAACTTGAGCTTGAGATTAGTGCTGCAATCCGTGATCTTGATTTTGAGAGAAGACGGCTGAAAGGCGCCCGGGAAAGAGTGATGCTGCG GGAGACTCAGTTACGGGCATTTTATTCCAAGACTGAAGAAGTTATGGTATTATTCTCGAAGCAGCAGGAAGAATTGAAATCGATGCAGAGGACCCTGGAGGATGAGGAGAATTACGAAAACACTTCACTTGATGCTGACCTCAATGTAGCTTATGGGAACATTGATTGTATCATGGACAGAAGGAAAGAGGAGAATAGCAATCGCAGTAATAACAATGCCAAGGAAAATTCAGCTACCTCAGAGCAGAGATGCAACAGAATTCATGTTGTGGCATCTACAGACGAAGCCAGTGTCACTGAGAAACATGAATGTGATATCAGAAGCCAAGAAGACGCTCAAAATACACAAGAGGCTGATTTCACCAGTGCTGGTCAGAGCATTAAAGGTGGATTTGGTTCTGAGATCGATGGTGTTGGAACGGAACCAGTTATGGAGGGAGATCCTGTTGACACTGAGCGAGTTCTCGAGACTGAGAGCCCTGGAATTGATGGTGGGCAAAATATTGATCTGAATAGAGTTAGTACTTTCGCTGGGGACACAATGCAACTTGATGATGGATCCAATGTGCAAGAGACTGCTGATCAAGCTCAAGCCCTTTCTCAGGAAGAGGAAACTCTACAGCAGTTCAAATCGAACAATGCTCCACAAACCTTAAAAGCTACGCAAGATACTGAAGCAGAAACTCTGGGCACGATCAAGACGGCAGACCTCTTAGCTTCCGAAGTTGCTGGGAGTTGGGCTTGCAGCACTGCTCCTTCTGTCATTGGAGAGAATGAATCTCCTAGAAGTAGAGGTGAGAATGAGGTTGGTGCAACACCTTTACCCGATTCCAATGGCTTTGTTGCCGAGAGTCAAAGTACTCCATCATCCGATGCAGCTGTGGCTAGACTTAATCAAGAACGACGTGCTTTGACAGAGATGATTGGGATTGTTGCCCCTGATCTGAAGGAGAAGTTTGCTGGTGCAATGAGTAACGATCACTGTGAAGGGAGAGAAGACCGGGGATCTGTTTCAGACTCTGATACCGAGGATTACACTGAGAGTGATCATGCTAATGGCAGTGCCCGACTCCAGTCGAGTTCAGATACGGAGACTGAAAAGAGCAATCGAGTTGACCAGGGCCGAAATTTGGGTGATCCGATGGATGAAGATACCCAAGAAGACTCGGTTGGCTAG